The Paraburkholderia sp. ZP32-5 genome includes a window with the following:
- a CDS encoding LeoA/HP0731 family dynamin-like GTPase: MEQTLNSFKGRQAETLKVLNDLQAFLTQGETFGIDADPNVKAKLDSAIRSMEEEKLRVVLIGGFSEGKTAIAAAWLERLDKSTMKISHEESSNAVTVYEAGPDCLLIDTPGLFGFKEQFDAQTNTLEKYKELTRKYVSEAHLVVYVMDPTNPIKESHRDDLTWLFRSLNLLPRTVFVLSRFDAVADVEDEREYAKLFAIKKDNVAGRLRDLISLTDAETAELAVVAVAADPFEMGTEYWLADLERFRTLSRIGLLQRATSEKVSAAGGIAAVVDETRRSIVRDVLGKQLPIAVHNDDRIAQEVSRLETMSNQLRKQMVTSDARINDVRIGLRSFVTDFFTDLILQVRGQSLDTFTEFFERNIGSDGVVLNANLQNAFDQQMRSVKFEVSKMAVGFDAEVNHFNTSVRAFGKQGIDYVVKGGLINNTSVLAARDGIVGAAKVVGLDLGKMLKFKPWGAVNLAKGLNGLLSALGLALEIWGSVEEMRREQAFREMIGKMVENFEMQRKELLGLIEGPHFEDQFFPELVELRANVAAVAQSVAAGREKREQFHRWRDRGEAIDAEFRMIDAA; encoded by the coding sequence ATGGAACAGACACTCAACTCTTTCAAGGGGCGGCAAGCGGAAACGTTGAAGGTGCTCAACGACCTTCAGGCGTTCCTGACACAAGGCGAAACGTTTGGTATTGATGCCGATCCGAACGTCAAGGCGAAGCTCGACAGCGCGATCCGCAGCATGGAAGAGGAGAAGCTGCGCGTCGTGCTGATCGGCGGTTTCTCCGAGGGCAAGACAGCAATCGCGGCCGCGTGGCTCGAACGGCTCGACAAGTCGACGATGAAGATCAGCCACGAGGAATCGTCGAATGCGGTGACGGTCTACGAGGCGGGACCCGATTGCCTGCTGATCGACACGCCGGGCCTGTTCGGCTTCAAGGAGCAGTTCGACGCACAAACCAACACGCTTGAAAAGTACAAGGAACTCACGCGCAAGTATGTGAGCGAGGCGCATCTCGTGGTCTACGTGATGGACCCGACCAACCCGATCAAGGAGAGCCATCGAGACGATCTCACATGGCTCTTCCGCTCGCTGAACCTGCTGCCGCGCACGGTGTTCGTGCTGAGCCGCTTCGACGCGGTCGCGGATGTCGAAGACGAGCGCGAATATGCGAAGCTTTTCGCGATCAAGAAGGACAACGTGGCGGGCCGCCTGCGCGATCTGATCTCGCTGACCGACGCGGAGACCGCGGAACTCGCCGTGGTAGCCGTCGCGGCAGATCCCTTCGAGATGGGCACCGAATACTGGCTCGCGGACCTCGAGCGCTTCCGCACACTCTCGCGCATCGGGCTGCTCCAGCGCGCGACATCGGAAAAGGTTTCCGCGGCGGGAGGAATAGCGGCGGTTGTCGACGAGACGCGGCGCAGTATCGTGCGCGACGTGCTCGGCAAGCAGTTGCCGATCGCCGTCCATAACGACGACCGCATCGCGCAGGAGGTAAGCCGTCTCGAAACGATGAGTAACCAGTTGCGAAAGCAAATGGTTACATCCGATGCACGCATCAACGACGTGCGCATCGGCTTGCGCAGTTTCGTGACGGACTTCTTCACCGATCTGATCCTTCAGGTGCGTGGACAGTCGCTCGATACGTTCACGGAATTCTTCGAGCGCAACATCGGATCGGACGGCGTGGTTTTGAATGCGAATCTGCAAAACGCGTTCGATCAGCAGATGCGCTCGGTGAAATTCGAGGTCAGCAAAATGGCCGTCGGCTTCGATGCGGAAGTGAATCACTTCAATACCAGCGTACGGGCATTTGGCAAGCAGGGCATCGATTACGTTGTCAAAGGTGGATTGATTAACAACACGTCAGTGCTTGCGGCGCGCGATGGCATAGTGGGCGCCGCGAAGGTCGTGGGCCTCGATCTTGGCAAGATGCTCAAGTTCAAGCCGTGGGGTGCTGTCAATCTGGCGAAGGGACTCAATGGACTATTGTCGGCGCTCGGACTTGCACTCGAAATCTGGGGCTCGGTGGAGGAGATGAGACGCGAGCAGGCATTTCGCGAAATGATCGGCAAGATGGTCGAAAACTTCGAGATGCAGCGCAAAGAATTGCTTGGTTTGATCGAGGGGCCGCACTTCGAGGATCAGTTCTTCCCGGAACTCGTCGAGTTGCGTGCAAACGTAGCGGCGGTAGCGCAAAGCGTTGCGGCGGGACGCGAGAAGCGCGAGCAGTTCCATCGCTGGCGCGATCGTGGGGAAGCGATCGACGCGGAGTTCCGGATGATCGATGCCGCCTGA
- a CDS encoding 8-oxoguanine DNA glycosylase OGG fold protein, with product MASFHFNTQQPNQSTFREDLVAWLCTLKAPREWIGLTAITWARTFSPELAVLFAAAGYGELSQHLNRHKLMAFCMRSDVPLEFRVAAVMAWGRSNARNPQNNRNLWASIENITPLLKLLPELTRKQAFAEFQRLVASGVLRGMRASFFTKLMFFFGCPNAYILDQWMGKAMLALRTANWHPTMDGGLAFVGGDANCVRLGYGGTSIALNMSGDDYESYCLSVEALIKPLGRIDGADVECWLFSDSRSEWRSFLKRLDWKLKAKQQ from the coding sequence ATGGCTTCCTTTCACTTCAACACTCAACAGCCCAATCAATCGACCTTCCGCGAAGACCTTGTCGCGTGGCTTTGCACGCTCAAAGCGCCGAGGGAATGGATTGGATTGACCGCAATTACTTGGGCTCGAACTTTCTCTCCTGAATTGGCCGTCTTGTTCGCCGCGGCCGGATACGGGGAGCTTAGTCAGCATCTCAACCGACACAAGCTGATGGCGTTTTGCATGCGCTCTGACGTTCCGCTTGAATTTCGAGTAGCGGCCGTTATGGCTTGGGGACGCTCAAATGCGCGGAACCCCCAAAACAACCGGAATCTGTGGGCCTCCATCGAAAATATTACGCCGCTGCTCAAGCTCCTTCCCGAACTCACTCGCAAACAGGCGTTCGCCGAATTCCAACGACTCGTTGCTTCCGGAGTTCTTCGAGGCATGCGGGCTTCATTCTTCACCAAGCTAATGTTCTTCTTCGGCTGCCCAAACGCCTACATTCTTGATCAATGGATGGGAAAGGCTATGTTGGCACTGCGGACCGCGAACTGGCATCCGACAATGGATGGCGGGCTGGCGTTTGTCGGAGGGGACGCCAATTGCGTTCGCTTGGGATATGGAGGCACCAGCATCGCGCTTAACATGTCAGGGGACGATTATGAATCGTATTGCTTGAGCGTCGAGGCATTGATTAAGCCCTTGGGACGCATCGACGGTGCAGATGTCGAATGTTGGCTGTTTTCTGATTCGAGGTCTGAATGGCGGTCGTTCCTCAAGCGACTTGACTGGAAGCTCAAGGCAAAACAGCAGTAA
- a CDS encoding SIR2 family NAD-dependent protein deacylase produces the protein MALSPTELAADWIGNAEGLLITAGAGMGVDSGLPDFRGKEGFWNAYPALRAEGLSFAEAASPHTFYSDPLRAWGFYGHRLAMYRSTVPHEGFQILRKWEKICPAGAFVYTSNVDGAFQKAGFPPSRVAECHGSIHTMQCLGTCTGRTWSTHGFSPEVDDATTRLRNPLPRCPTCGGLARPNILMFDDGNWLGRQYECAVEQARAWTQDVDKLVIIEIGAGRTIPTVRRFGERSGGLFIRINPDDSKVSRERAIGLHGGALDVLRQIDRVIGTG, from the coding sequence ATGGCACTATCGCCAACAGAACTGGCGGCAGACTGGATAGGTAACGCCGAAGGTTTGCTTATTACTGCGGGAGCCGGAATGGGTGTTGATTCTGGCTTGCCGGATTTTCGAGGCAAAGAGGGGTTCTGGAATGCCTACCCGGCGCTGCGAGCAGAAGGGCTCTCCTTCGCGGAAGCTGCTAGTCCACATACCTTTTACAGCGATCCACTGCGTGCGTGGGGCTTCTACGGTCACAGGCTCGCGATGTACCGATCGACCGTGCCGCACGAAGGATTCCAGATTCTGCGGAAATGGGAAAAAATCTGTCCCGCGGGTGCCTTTGTGTACACCAGCAATGTGGACGGAGCATTCCAAAAAGCGGGTTTCCCTCCGTCGCGCGTCGCGGAATGTCACGGCTCGATCCATACCATGCAATGCCTTGGCACCTGCACCGGCAGGACATGGAGCACGCATGGTTTCAGCCCCGAAGTTGACGACGCCACAACGCGATTGCGCAACCCGCTACCGCGCTGCCCGACCTGCGGCGGACTGGCGCGGCCGAATATTCTCATGTTTGACGATGGTAACTGGCTCGGTCGGCAGTATGAGTGCGCCGTGGAGCAGGCTCGTGCGTGGACTCAGGATGTCGACAAACTTGTGATCATCGAAATCGGCGCGGGGAGGACCATTCCGACAGTACGCCGCTTTGGCGAGCGCAGCGGTGGGCTCTTTATCCGCATCAATCCCGACGACTCGAAGGTGTCGCGCGAGCGCGCCATCGGTCTGCACGGCGGTGCGCTCGATGTGCTGCGGCAGATTGATAGAGTGATTGGCACCGGATAG
- a CDS encoding glycosyltransferase family 2 protein: MKAATVLIPARNAEQTLAETLESLVRQTFRDFDVVLVDDASTDRTVDIARSFQARLNIRILSPDAHLGVAGAANFGLRVIESAYIARIDADDIAMPTRLEKQFAFLEANPDVDVLGTGMELFYGQPGNKVRTSIKPEDDASIKTALVQICSLSNGSAMFRNSFFRDIGTYDTRLAVAEDYDLWCRGALLGKRYANLPEPLTRYRQRGTVDVQKLQLERELDLLVKRKYLKALLGGESPHYLAEFFSLMTEFVSRDIAFRVVQQSTPLLFKLSRKVPNETMFGNIVVECLSRHLQQGRAQI, from the coding sequence ATGAAAGCGGCCACTGTATTGATTCCGGCTCGCAATGCGGAACAGACTCTGGCTGAAACGCTGGAGAGTCTCGTGAGACAGACCTTCAGGGACTTCGACGTGGTCCTGGTCGACGACGCCTCCACGGATCGCACCGTGGACATTGCCCGTAGTTTTCAGGCACGGCTGAATATCAGAATATTGTCCCCCGATGCTCATCTCGGGGTTGCCGGCGCGGCCAACTTCGGGTTGCGTGTCATTGAGAGCGCCTACATCGCGCGTATCGATGCGGACGACATTGCCATGCCCACCCGTCTGGAAAAGCAGTTTGCATTTCTGGAAGCCAATCCGGACGTGGATGTACTGGGCACCGGCATGGAGCTTTTCTACGGGCAGCCCGGCAACAAGGTTCGTACATCGATCAAGCCCGAAGATGATGCGTCCATCAAGACGGCTCTGGTTCAAATTTGCTCCCTGTCCAACGGCAGCGCAATGTTTCGCAATAGCTTTTTCAGGGACATTGGCACTTACGATACGCGTCTCGCCGTCGCCGAAGACTACGATCTGTGGTGCCGTGGAGCGTTACTGGGAAAGCGCTACGCCAATCTGCCGGAGCCGCTTACCCGCTACCGTCAGCGCGGTACGGTCGATGTTCAGAAATTGCAGCTGGAGCGTGAACTTGATCTACTGGTCAAGCGAAAATATCTGAAGGCTCTGCTGGGTGGTGAATCACCGCACTACCTTGCGGAATTCTTTTCCCTGATGACGGAATTCGTCAGCCGCGACATAGCTTTTCGGGTCGTCCAGCAATCCACGCCGCTATTGTTCAAGCTGTCGCGGAAGGTGCCGAACGAGACCATGTTCGGCAACATCGTCGTTGAATGCCTTAGTCGGCATTTGCAACAAGGGCGCGCTCAAATTTGA
- a CDS encoding DUF3987 domain-containing protein, which translates to MHSPVNPVGGGYMPMPSFVPHQPTSCPAIGHYPPSLPQAINALTPDLYRVARECHFIYGADYGAILANLLGKVSFAAAGNFRIRGHSGKAMPLALQIRFAGPPMSGKSAAHDRFSIPVIEAMKGWKTNWLFGNVTPPALLRKIRSGADFSMLSMAEGRGHLGDQVNGQLSCAYPELNDLYDGHVPAFDRADDDDDALANAPDSAIFVACVNVQNDRNRAWLDKHAQDAMESGYLYRLLMMEADQIAVEGAGGLQPEQTLLDYDHRIAELIASARVRLEALSANELPVIALMPEAEQILRQAQERFILAASPVLSPNSARVFGARLAANARRIAGCMHVFERYEGAVSGDTMIRAATIAECFGAHWLALVFPTPSIPDAVQRGRRLLDWLRCFFHRTGTASWRESDVSALAPNFGWSKTEMKAAITSICGQGLAQVMPRIENGRRVIKLELILNPVPMFQLANQVGLPNAPWLS; encoded by the coding sequence ATGCATAGTCCCGTCAATCCGGTTGGCGGGGGCTATATGCCCATGCCAAGCTTTGTTCCTCATCAGCCGACGAGCTGTCCGGCGATAGGTCACTACCCGCCTTCGTTGCCGCAAGCTATCAATGCTCTAACACCTGATCTGTACCGTGTCGCCCGTGAATGCCACTTCATTTACGGTGCGGACTATGGAGCCATTCTTGCCAACCTGCTCGGCAAGGTATCTTTCGCTGCCGCCGGTAATTTCCGCATTCGCGGTCACAGCGGCAAAGCGATGCCGCTCGCCCTGCAAATCCGCTTTGCTGGGCCACCTATGAGCGGTAAATCGGCTGCCCATGATAGGTTCAGCATACCTGTCATTGAGGCGATGAAAGGCTGGAAGACGAACTGGCTATTCGGCAACGTGACGCCTCCCGCGCTGCTGCGAAAGATTCGCAGTGGTGCGGATTTTTCGATGCTCAGCATGGCCGAAGGACGTGGCCATCTCGGTGACCAGGTCAATGGCCAGCTCAGTTGTGCGTACCCGGAACTAAACGACCTATACGACGGCCATGTGCCAGCGTTTGATCGTGCTGACGACGATGATGATGCACTCGCCAATGCACCAGACAGCGCGATATTTGTCGCGTGTGTGAATGTCCAGAATGACAGAAATCGTGCATGGCTCGACAAGCATGCGCAAGACGCGATGGAGTCGGGCTACCTGTATCGTCTGCTGATGATGGAAGCCGATCAGATTGCTGTGGAGGGAGCCGGAGGCCTACAACCTGAACAAACCCTTCTGGACTACGACCACCGCATTGCGGAGCTGATTGCAAGCGCGCGGGTCAGGCTCGAAGCCTTGTCCGCGAACGAACTGCCCGTGATAGCCCTCATGCCTGAGGCTGAGCAGATTCTCCGGCAGGCCCAGGAGCGCTTCATTCTGGCTGCGAGCCCTGTCCTGTCGCCGAACAGCGCACGCGTGTTTGGCGCTCGCCTGGCCGCTAATGCGCGAAGGATTGCTGGATGCATGCACGTTTTCGAGCGCTATGAGGGAGCCGTATCAGGCGATACGATGATCCGCGCGGCGACGATTGCGGAATGCTTCGGGGCGCACTGGCTCGCGCTCGTGTTTCCGACGCCGTCGATACCTGATGCCGTCCAGCGTGGACGGCGCCTCCTTGATTGGCTCCGTTGTTTTTTCCACCGGACGGGAACTGCGAGCTGGCGAGAGTCTGATGTCAGTGCGTTGGCCCCGAACTTTGGCTGGAGCAAGACGGAAATGAAGGCTGCCATCACGTCGATATGCGGGCAGGGCCTTGCCCAGGTGATGCCACGCATCGAAAACGGTCGGCGGGTCATCAAGCTTGAGCTGATCCTGAATCCCGTCCCCATGTTCCAACTGGCGAATCAGGTCGGCCTGCCAAATGCCCCCTGGCTGAGCTGA
- a CDS encoding inovirus-type Gp2 protein, which translates to MMSYELGALGSNQFVSSITDGSREPAGPVRYWEVGEYRSLLQSLESFLKTVLETDQVPFEILYQSWNAYAVRNPVGVSGYKSLVGFMPQCAQWMDLCWPDYAYSADLQLFFDCFMRHQYSRLFSNGTLMGHVDRVTAAKLYNDFVGCLRAEAVRQGVRKKLADARANLGDQAKSIGCYLGELTSQFGSLVPIRLDLGYAEDAFDASDAMSRMSWSLSSGVGWKMVPSCVPVSHGRQETRARIDTRSATADRDSFFANRRGADKHLFERMVGHVCKQEQGGKNGVNHFHCVFLFDASGLKKADVPALRYGLGDRWRRVTRGQGLVFDCHDEAYRRSIESHVQWAIDRLDCSDGGQVTRFVDYVVGYFAKDDGQMVRVKPTAKAQTLTKGR; encoded by the coding sequence ATGATGAGCTACGAATTAGGAGCATTGGGATCGAATCAGTTCGTATCGTCCATAACAGACGGCAGTCGGGAACCTGCTGGACCTGTCAGATACTGGGAGGTAGGGGAATACCGGAGTCTATTGCAGAGCCTCGAAAGCTTCCTCAAGACCGTACTTGAAACAGATCAGGTTCCGTTTGAGATCCTGTATCAATCGTGGAACGCTTATGCGGTACGCAACCCGGTTGGTGTCTCTGGCTACAAAAGCCTGGTTGGCTTCATGCCACAGTGCGCGCAATGGATGGACCTGTGCTGGCCGGACTATGCGTATAGCGCCGACTTGCAGCTCTTCTTCGACTGCTTCATGCGGCATCAATATTCCCGACTATTCAGCAATGGGACGCTCATGGGGCACGTTGATAGAGTAACCGCTGCGAAACTCTACAACGACTTTGTTGGTTGTCTGCGCGCTGAAGCGGTACGTCAAGGGGTGAGGAAGAAGTTGGCGGATGCACGAGCTAATCTTGGCGATCAGGCGAAGTCAATCGGTTGTTATCTTGGCGAACTTACGAGCCAGTTCGGGAGCCTTGTGCCAATACGCCTCGATCTGGGCTATGCAGAAGACGCGTTTGACGCCAGCGACGCAATGTCGCGTATGAGCTGGTCATTGAGCAGTGGCGTAGGCTGGAAGATGGTTCCGTCATGCGTACCTGTCAGCCATGGAAGACAGGAGACACGCGCCCGCATCGACACCAGATCGGCAACGGCAGATAGAGACAGTTTTTTTGCGAATCGCAGGGGAGCCGACAAACATCTGTTTGAGCGCATGGTCGGACATGTCTGCAAGCAGGAACAGGGCGGCAAGAACGGCGTAAATCACTTTCATTGCGTTTTTCTCTTCGACGCAAGTGGGTTGAAGAAGGCTGACGTGCCTGCACTACGATACGGCTTGGGGGATCGTTGGCGTCGAGTTACTCGCGGGCAGGGGTTGGTATTCGATTGTCACGACGAGGCTTACCGGCGCAGCATCGAGTCGCATGTGCAGTGGGCAATTGATCGCTTGGACTGCTCCGACGGGGGGCAGGTTACAAGGTTCGTTGATTACGTTGTCGGGTACTTCGCAAAAGACGATGGACAGATGGTGCGCGTCAAACCAACGGCGAAAGCGCAGACGCTCACAAAGGGGCGATAG
- a CDS encoding efflux transporter outer membrane subunit, whose protein sequence is MFRSLAAPIGAVLLLAGCSLEPAYQRPEPPIPASYPAFSRATLNATVDAKSAPSKRATPDIGWRDFLGDPRLDRLVELALINNRDYRVSLLNVEAARAQYQVAELGFLPTFQAQGALNRSHSPENTLKSGERSLSSSYSVGAYSAWEIDLFGRTLSLKREALNQFFAVEENRKAAQMTLVSAVANQYLMLVACDAQLDVTANTLKAAEGQLKITQNEFAQGTVSELDVESAETVVAQAQAAQQEQMRNRAQTQDALVLLVGSDLPANLPPGLPLDSQKILTDIPAELPSDLLHRRPDIVAAEETLKAANASIGAARAAFFPEISLTGNFGSESKQLSGLFKPGSTAWAFGPQISLPIFDAGQNEANLDLAHIQKRIEIASYEKAIQTAFQEVSDGLAARSAYEIQIKSLERSQASLERILRISNNRFNSGVDSYLTVLTAETNLYTTQQALIAARLAQLTNLVDLYQYLGGGWIEHTDDRPRAPDV, encoded by the coding sequence ATGTTTAGGTCTTTGGCGGCGCCTATTGGTGCCGTGCTGCTTCTTGCCGGGTGCTCGCTCGAGCCTGCGTATCAACGTCCCGAACCCCCAATTCCGGCGTCTTATCCCGCGTTCTCGCGCGCGACCCTTAACGCGACGGTGGATGCCAAGTCGGCGCCCAGCAAGCGAGCTACACCGGATATCGGGTGGCGTGACTTCCTCGGCGATCCGCGCCTTGATCGACTTGTCGAGCTTGCGCTGATAAACAACCGTGATTATCGTGTGTCGCTTCTCAATGTCGAAGCCGCGCGGGCGCAGTACCAAGTTGCAGAGCTAGGCTTCTTGCCGACATTCCAGGCGCAGGGGGCATTGAACAGGTCACATAGCCCTGAGAACACGCTGAAGTCGGGCGAGCGCTCGCTTTCGAGTTCGTATTCGGTGGGCGCATACTCAGCTTGGGAGATTGATCTGTTCGGCCGTACGCTGAGCCTGAAGCGTGAGGCGCTCAATCAGTTCTTCGCCGTAGAGGAAAATCGGAAAGCGGCGCAAATGACACTGGTCTCCGCAGTCGCGAATCAGTATCTGATGCTGGTCGCTTGCGACGCGCAGCTTGATGTCACGGCCAACACGCTGAAGGCGGCTGAAGGACAGCTGAAAATCACGCAGAACGAGTTCGCGCAGGGTACGGTATCCGAACTCGATGTTGAATCAGCGGAGACCGTAGTCGCACAGGCTCAAGCTGCGCAGCAAGAGCAGATGCGCAACCGCGCGCAGACGCAGGACGCGCTTGTGCTTCTGGTCGGTTCGGATTTGCCTGCGAACCTTCCGCCAGGCCTCCCGCTCGACAGCCAGAAGATCCTAACCGATATACCGGCCGAGCTGCCATCGGATCTCTTGCATCGGCGTCCAGACATCGTGGCTGCGGAGGAGACGCTTAAAGCGGCCAATGCGAGTATCGGTGCAGCTCGCGCAGCGTTCTTTCCGGAGATATCGCTCACCGGCAATTTCGGTTCGGAGTCGAAGCAGTTGAGCGGTCTGTTTAAGCCGGGCTCGACAGCGTGGGCATTTGGCCCGCAGATTTCGCTGCCGATCTTCGATGCGGGTCAGAATGAGGCAAACCTGGACCTCGCACACATACAGAAGCGTATCGAGATCGCTTCATATGAGAAGGCGATTCAGACGGCGTTTCAGGAAGTGTCCGATGGATTGGCCGCGCGCAGCGCATACGAAATCCAGATTAAGTCTCTGGAGCGGTCGCAGGCGAGTCTTGAGCGCATCCTCAGAATCAGCAACAACCGGTTCAATTCCGGTGTGGATAGCTACCTCACGGTGCTCACCGCGGAGACGAATCTTTACACCACGCAACAGGCATTGATAGCCGCGCGACTGGCGCAACTCACGAACCTTGTGGATTTGTATCAATACCTCGGTGGCGGATGGATAGAGCACACGGATGACAGACCACGAGCGCCGGATGTTTAA
- a CDS encoding C-terminal helicase domain-containing protein, which produces MQLDELVKRTPWPGALDAGAYGSGEALRICLEQAVGLGLGMFDLVIVDEAHKSRGSDSGLTRLLEHVVLTHHSGRRLAMTATPVELDISQWEQILTRIGADAALVKGVIADYARAVERIRQCVSNTDARVSYAVAAQRFETALSQWLLRRDKREDQLVQKFARATGESMHAYRQAEDILIETTDLPMRWRRAVCAAEALSLVTLGATEMEAKRLRLTLGNGHGIATLLDEGLRDQDDDRKQNTIDAVASADEVAAGIVAAEKEPDTDPKRRARTEWWMSVMRNALDRSDRDLFEHPAVVAAVHAIEQSTRAGEKVLVFGRFTVPLQKLVELLNARQMLLCIEQEQPWPQSKVPDGGWEAVEAAHRQLYPSSVLDRESLNRALDAQYSKLESRREVFRQRLIERIEAGFKEEGSAPRLMRLFDAFRQSADAWTVAGTLGKPGPLAIVARALQELLSPEAAPLDFARAFIELIDATSDRDAGSSDAGVDSEGPADDLDAGDGLAAAAQWQILEKRLTDEYSRPEGGFARLMYGKTEPDTRRLLQLAFNRANSYPRVLVAQSLVGREGLNLHKACRTVVLLHPEWNPGVVEQQIGRVDRLGSLWEQQLQQAILDGVSGKTFPRIRVRPVVFRGTYDEKNWEVLRTRWDDLRAQLHGVVISPHIAADYPDLAEVIEDINRGAPNFSPLAAEQGGDVDGATEPEARRDRRPDHDDSPETEMIGQ; this is translated from the coding sequence GTGCAGCTCGACGAACTGGTGAAGCGCACTCCGTGGCCCGGCGCGCTCGATGCGGGCGCATATGGCAGCGGCGAGGCACTGCGCATCTGTCTCGAACAGGCGGTTGGTTTGGGGCTGGGCATGTTCGATCTGGTTATCGTCGACGAAGCCCACAAGAGCCGTGGCAGCGACAGCGGCTTGACGCGGTTGCTCGAGCATGTCGTGCTGACGCATCACTCAGGTCGCAGACTGGCAATGACCGCTACACCGGTCGAACTCGATATCTCGCAATGGGAGCAGATCCTGACGCGGATTGGCGCGGACGCGGCGCTCGTGAAAGGAGTGATTGCCGACTACGCGCGTGCTGTCGAGCGCATCCGACAGTGCGTGAGCAATACCGACGCCCGCGTGTCGTACGCGGTGGCCGCGCAGCGATTCGAAACCGCGTTGTCGCAGTGGTTGCTGCGGCGCGACAAGCGTGAGGATCAACTAGTGCAGAAGTTTGCGCGGGCGACCGGCGAATCCATGCATGCGTATCGTCAAGCAGAAGACATTCTGATCGAGACCACGGATCTCCCCATGCGCTGGCGGCGCGCGGTGTGCGCCGCGGAGGCGTTGTCGCTGGTGACCCTCGGTGCCACCGAGATGGAAGCGAAGCGATTGCGTTTGACGCTCGGCAACGGTCACGGAATCGCGACGCTGCTCGACGAGGGGCTGCGCGATCAGGACGACGATCGCAAGCAGAACACGATTGACGCGGTTGCGAGTGCTGACGAAGTCGCCGCCGGTATCGTCGCTGCAGAAAAAGAGCCCGATACCGATCCGAAGCGCCGCGCGCGTACCGAATGGTGGATGAGCGTGATGCGCAACGCACTCGATCGCAGTGACCGGGATCTGTTCGAGCATCCTGCAGTCGTCGCGGCGGTTCATGCGATTGAGCAGTCGACCCGCGCTGGCGAGAAGGTGCTGGTGTTCGGCCGTTTCACAGTGCCGCTGCAGAAGCTGGTGGAGCTGCTCAATGCGCGGCAGATGCTTCTCTGCATCGAGCAGGAACAGCCTTGGCCGCAATCGAAGGTGCCCGACGGTGGCTGGGAGGCCGTCGAGGCTGCGCATCGGCAACTGTATCCGTCGAGCGTGCTCGATCGTGAGTCGTTGAATCGCGCGCTGGACGCCCAGTACAGCAAACTGGAGAGCCGTCGCGAGGTGTTTCGCCAACGGCTGATCGAACGGATCGAAGCCGGTTTCAAGGAGGAAGGGTCGGCGCCAAGGTTGATGCGTCTGTTTGACGCCTTCCGTCAGTCTGCTGATGCGTGGACTGTAGCTGGCACCTTGGGCAAACCTGGCCCGTTGGCAATCGTCGCAAGGGCACTTCAGGAGTTGCTGTCACCAGAGGCCGCGCCATTGGACTTCGCACGCGCTTTCATTGAACTGATCGATGCCACCAGTGACCGCGATGCGGGCTCGAGTGATGCCGGCGTCGACAGCGAAGGGCCTGCCGACGATCTTGATGCCGGCGACGGCCTCGCCGCTGCCGCGCAATGGCAGATTCTCGAAAAGCGCCTAACGGATGAATACAGTCGCCCTGAAGGCGGTTTTGCGCGACTGATGTACGGAAAGACAGAACCCGATACCCGGCGTCTTTTGCAGCTCGCGTTCAATCGTGCAAACAGCTATCCGCGTGTGCTCGTCGCACAATCACTAGTGGGTCGTGAAGGTCTGAATCTGCACAAGGCATGCCGCACCGTCGTGCTGCTTCATCCGGAGTGGAATCCAGGCGTGGTCGAGCAGCAGATCGGCCGCGTCGACCGGCTCGGCAGTCTATGGGAACAGCAACTACAGCAGGCGATTCTCGATGGGGTGTCGGGCAAGACGTTTCCACGTATTCGCGTGCGCCCGGTTGTATTTCGTGGCACCTACGACGAAAAAAATTGGGAAGTGCTGCGCACGCGTTGGGACGACTTGCGCGCGCAATTGCACGGTGTCGTGATCTCGCCGCACATCGCGGCAGATTATCCTGATCTCGCGGAAGTAATCGAGGATATTAACCGCGGTGCGCCGAACTTTTCGCCACTCGCGGCAGAGCAGGGTGGTGATGTGGATGGTGCTACAGAGCCTGAAGCACGGCGAGACCGGCGTCCTGATCACGATGACTCGCCGGAAACGGAGATGATTGGGCAATAA